The DNA sequence GCCGTCCGGGCGAAGGACCGCGACACCTGGCTCTTCGTCGAGCCGACGCCCATCGTCGGCGAGGGCGTCCCCACCGGGCTCGGCCGGATCGATGACCGCCGGACCGTGTACGCCCCGCACTTCTACAACACCGCCATGGAGGCGGGCGCGGACTACGATCCCTCGGCCGGCTGGATCGAGGCGTACGAGGCCGCCGTCACCGCGTACCCGGCCCGCCACCGGATGCCCGTGGTCGTCGGCGAATGGGGGCCCCTGAACAACGCCCTTCCCCACATGGGCCGCTTCTACCGCGAGGCCGTCGACTCCCTGAACCGCTACAGCTCCGGCTGGGCGGGGTACGTCTGGTGCTACGGCGGCGGCTACTGCGCGGTCGACGAGCACGGCCGCTTCCGTACGAACAAGGAGCGGACCGCCACCCCGTACGCCCCGGCCGTCGCGGGAACCGTCCGCTCGCAGACGTACGACGCGGACACCCGCTCCTACCGCCTCGCCTACCGTGCCGCCGCCCGCCCGGGGGTGACGGAGCTGTCCCTCCCGCCCTCGCCCCGGGGCTGGCGCGTCTCCGTCACCGGCCCGGCCCGCCTCCTCGGGAAGTTGCCGCGCGGAGGGTGGCCGGTGGTACGGGCGTGGCCCGGGAGCGAGGTGGTGGTGACCGTGCGGGAAGGTGGCCCGTATGGACGAACTGACCACCCCTGAAGGGTTTCTGCTGCGCCCCTGGAAGCCCGCCGACGCCTCGGCGGTGCTCCGGGCCTTCGCCCCGGCCGAGATGGGACGCCAGACGGACCGGCCGGTGTTCGACCGGTCCGGGGCGCTGGCCTGGATCGCGGACCGCACGCGCGAACGGGGAGCGCGTACCGGCTACTCCTGGGCCGTCGTGGGGGAGGCGGGCGAGGCCCTCGGCTGTGTTGCCGTCGGCGCCGTCAACCCGGCCCATGACACCGGCTGGGTCTCCTACTGGACCACCGAGGAGGCGCGCGGCCGGGGTGTCGCCCCGGCCGGGGTGCGGGCCCTGGCGCGCTGGGCGTTCGACGAACTCGGGCTGTATCGGCTGGAGCTGGGGCACCGCACCGACAACCCGGCCTCCTGCCGGGTCGCGACCCGGTCGGGCTTCGCCCCCGAGGGCATCGAGCGGGCCAAGCTGCGCTACGGCGATGTCCGGTACGACGTCGAGCGGCACGCGCGCCTGGCCGACGATGATGTCAACTTTGATTGACGGTGAGGTGATGTCAATGTAGGTTGACGCCATGACCGAAGCAACGGATCTGGCCGCACGCGCCGGTGACCGCGACCCGCGCGTCGGGTTGCGGGCGGTGGCCGCGCTGCGGCGGCTGCTGGAGCAGCTCGAAGCCGTACAAGTCAGAAGCGCCCGTGTCCAGGGCTGGTCGTGGCAGGAGATCGCCGCCGAGCTGGGCGTCAGCCGGCAGGCCGTGCACAAGAAGTACGGGAGGCGTTGATGTTCGAGCGATTCACCCGAGGGGCCCGCGCGACCGTGAAGGGCGCCGTGGCCCAGGCCGAGCGCGTCGGGGCCGACTCGGTCACCGAGGAACATCTGCTGCTCGCGCTGCTGGAGCAGGAGGGCGGCCGGGCCTCGTTCGCGGTCACCGCACTCGGTCTCCACGACCGCCGCGGCTCCCTGGACGCCGCCTTCGCCGAGGCCCGCCGTCGTGGCGGCCTGACCAAGGCCGACACCGACGCCCTCGCCGGCATCGGGATCGACATCGGCGCGATCGTCTCCCGGGTCGAAGGGGCCCATGGCGAGGGGGCCCTGGCCGCCGGCCGCGGCAGCCGCCGGTGGTGGTGGTCCGGGCACCGCCCCTTCACCCCAGGCGCGAAGACCGTCCTGGAGAACTCGCTGCGGGTCGCCCTGGGGCGCGGCGACCGCTTCATCGGCGAGGAGCATCTGCTCCTGGCCCTCACGGCGAAGCCCGGAGTCGTCGCCGACGTCCTCGCCGAGCACGGCGCGACCTACGCGAACGTGCGGCGCGCGCTGTACGGCCCCGAGGCCGACGAGGGCCAGGGACACGCCAAGGCCGGGTGAGGCGGGCGTACGGGGCGGGGTGTACGGAACGGGGGCGGGCGTACGGGGCGGGGTGTACGGAACGGGGGCGGGCGCCCGTCACTCCGGGCGCCCGCCCCCTTTCCTCCTGGGCCGCGTCGGCTCAGGCCTTCCCCTCGGCGTCCCTCGTCAGCAGCGCCTCGATCCGCGCCGTCGCCGCGCCCAGGTGGCGGCGGGCCTCCGCGAGCTGGGTCTCCGTCACTCCGTGATCGCGGGCCGCGTCCCGGATGCCGTCACGGAAATGGTCCAGCAGGCGGTCCAGGTCACGCACCGGGTCGCCCGTGGCCGGCGCGTCCTCGCCCCAGCCGAAGCCGTCGTCGGGAACCGGGGCGGCCGGGGCGGCGTCGGCGTCCGGCTCGGGCTTGCCGAACGGGGGCCAGGCGCCGGAGCGTGCGAACCCGCCGAGCTGGCCGGTGATCTCCGCGAGGCCTTCCCGTACGCCGGAGGGCCAGTCGCCCCGCGCGAAGTGCTCCTGGACCTGGCGGGCGGCGGTCTGCATCTGCTCGCGCGCCTTCTCCTGGGCCTCCTTGGCCTGACGGCGGGCCTGCTGGGCGTCCTCGCGGGCGCGCCGGGACTCGTCCTTCGCCCGGCGTGCCTGCTCCTTCCACTCCTGACCGGCCCGGCGCAGCTCCTCCTTGGCCGTGCGCCATGCCTCGCTGTCGCCGAGGTCGCCCAG is a window from the Streptomyces sp. MMBL 11-1 genome containing:
- a CDS encoding PadR family transcriptional regulator yields the protein MPPVFAHGRLRLYLLKLLDEAPRHGYEVIRLLEERFQGLYAPSAGTVYPRLAKLEAEGLVTHATEGGRKVYSITAAGREELAGRGGELADLELEIRDSVSELAAEIRDDVRGAAGRLRSDMRAAASESRHGAKAGAGNGKDRGKGEPSSPFGDFRDFGGLGDLGDSEAWRTAKEELRRAGQEWKEQARRAKDESRRAREDAQQARRQAKEAQEKAREQMQTAARQVQEHFARGDWPSGVREGLAEITGQLGGFARSGAWPPFGKPEPDADAAPAAPVPDDGFGWGEDAPATGDPVRDLDRLLDHFRDGIRDAARDHGVTETQLAEARRHLGAATARIEALLTRDAEGKA
- a CDS encoding Clp protease N-terminal domain-containing protein — its product is MFERFTRGARATVKGAVAQAERVGADSVTEEHLLLALLEQEGGRASFAVTALGLHDRRGSLDAAFAEARRRGGLTKADTDALAGIGIDIGAIVSRVEGAHGEGALAAGRGSRRWWWSGHRPFTPGAKTVLENSLRVALGRGDRFIGEEHLLLALTAKPGVVADVLAEHGATYANVRRALYGPEADEGQGHAKAG
- a CDS encoding GNAT family N-acetyltransferase, translating into MDELTTPEGFLLRPWKPADASAVLRAFAPAEMGRQTDRPVFDRSGALAWIADRTRERGARTGYSWAVVGEAGEALGCVAVGAVNPAHDTGWVSYWTTEEARGRGVAPAGVRALARWAFDELGLYRLELGHRTDNPASCRVATRSGFAPEGIERAKLRYGDVRYDVERHARLADDDVNFD
- a CDS encoding sigma factor-like helix-turn-helix DNA-binding protein, whose product is MTEATDLAARAGDRDPRVGLRAVAALRRLLEQLEAVQVRSARVQGWSWQEIAAELGVSRQAVHKKYGRR